One region of Olleya sp. Hel_I_94 genomic DNA includes:
- a CDS encoding GbsR/MarR family transcriptional regulator — protein MEYQEAKDKFISTWGSLGSLWGINKAMAQIQALLFISTKPLSMEEIMEDLKISRGNTSMNLRQLMDWGIVTKTLVAGERKEFFTTEKDVQELARIVAVERSRREIKPVVKVLDEVSSIKDDGTAKTKELIKQTKALHELTETMDVMINKLVNQKQNWITKSLLKLFK, from the coding sequence ATGGAATATCAAGAAGCAAAAGATAAATTTATTAGTACTTGGGGAAGTTTAGGTTCACTTTGGGGAATAAACAAAGCTATGGCGCAAATACAAGCGCTTCTTTTTATTTCTACTAAACCATTATCCATGGAAGAGATTATGGAAGATCTTAAAATCTCTAGAGGAAATACTAGCATGAATTTAAGACAATTAATGGATTGGGGAATTGTAACCAAAACATTAGTGGCTGGTGAACGTAAAGAGTTTTTTACTACTGAAAAAGATGTACAAGAATTAGCTAGGATTGTTGCTGTGGAACGTAGCAGAAGAGAAATTAAACCTGTAGTCAAAGTTTTAGATGAAGTTTCAAGTATTAAAGATGATGGCACTGCAAAAACTAAAGAATTAATCAAACAGACAAAAGCACTTCACGAGTTAACAGAAACTATGGACGTGATGATAAATAAATTAGTAAATCAAAAACAAAATTGGATTACTAAATCTTTACTTAAACTATTTAAATAA